In Marivirga salinae, a single window of DNA contains:
- a CDS encoding metal-dependent transcriptional regulator has translation MKKLSFAEENYLKAVYHLSNAGELDVTTNSIAEEMDTKAASVSDMLRRLSEKEMVVYRKYQGVKISETGKTAALQVIRKHRLWEVFLVEKLKFNWDQVHEIAEQLEHIKSPLLIQRLDDFLGHPKFDPHGDPIPDENGLFKEKPQVPLAEVEVSGDGIVVAVKDTNSMFLQHLDRIGIYLGAKTKVTEKVEFDGSMEILVDGKNKLFISKEVAENVLVTH, from the coding sequence ATGAAGAAACTTAGTTTTGCTGAGGAAAATTATTTGAAGGCAGTTTACCATCTCTCCAATGCAGGAGAATTGGATGTTACCACCAATTCCATTGCAGAGGAAATGGATACAAAAGCCGCTTCAGTTTCTGATATGTTGAGGAGACTTTCGGAAAAAGAAATGGTGGTTTATAGAAAATATCAGGGAGTGAAAATTTCTGAAACAGGTAAAACTGCTGCCTTACAGGTGATCCGGAAACACAGACTTTGGGAAGTTTTTTTAGTAGAAAAATTAAAGTTTAACTGGGATCAAGTTCATGAAATTGCGGAACAATTAGAACACATTAAGTCCCCCCTACTTATCCAAAGATTAGATGATTTTTTAGGTCATCCAAAGTTCGATCCGCATGGAGATCCTATTCCAGACGAAAATGGATTATTCAAAGAAAAGCCTCAAGTACCTTTAGCCGAAGTTGAGGTTTCAGGAGACGGAATTGTGGTAGCAGTGAAAGATACTAATTCAATGTTTTTACAACATTTAGATAGAATCGGGATTTACCTTGGAGCCAAAACTAAAGTCACCGAAAAAGTAGAATTTGATGGTTCAATGGAAATTCTAGTTGACGGAAAAAATAAATTATTCATCAGTAAAGAAGTAGCAGAAAATGTACTGGTCACACACTAA
- a CDS encoding YheT family hydrolase: MPIIRNNQYKPPFYLFNQHMETIFPSALRKVKGVQYERERIETKDGDFLDIDWVKNNNSRLIIASHGLEGSADRPYILGIAKLFSQNNWDVLAWNCRSCSGEINRREFLYHHGFTQDVEEVVSKALKEGYKEIVMVGFSMGGSLTLKYVGENGDNLYPEIKGAMAVSVPCNLSSSSRMLALKKNKFYQNRFMRKLDIKLREKEEQYPGLIEVKPWQSFSDFHEFDTHYSAKIFGYKDAQDFYDSVQCYPHLKNINIPTLILNALNDPMLTGDCYPESEAERNQNIVLELTQRGGHVGFLQKGKTYTYAEERAFSFFSEILNKS, from the coding sequence ATGCCAATAATTAGAAATAATCAATATAAACCACCCTTTTATTTATTTAATCAGCATATGGAAACCATATTTCCTAGTGCATTAAGAAAGGTTAAAGGTGTTCAATATGAGCGTGAAAGAATTGAAACAAAGGATGGTGATTTTTTGGATATTGATTGGGTGAAAAACAATAATTCCAGACTAATTATTGCCTCTCATGGATTGGAAGGCAGTGCAGATCGACCTTATATTTTGGGCATAGCTAAATTGTTTAGTCAAAATAATTGGGATGTATTGGCTTGGAATTGCCGGAGTTGCAGTGGTGAAATAAACCGCAGAGAATTTTTATATCATCATGGGTTTACACAAGATGTTGAAGAAGTAGTTTCTAAAGCTCTTAAAGAAGGCTATAAAGAAATAGTTATGGTCGGCTTCAGCATGGGAGGAAGCTTAACTTTGAAATATGTAGGTGAAAATGGGGATAACTTATATCCTGAGATAAAAGGAGCGATGGCAGTAAGTGTTCCTTGTAATTTATCAAGCAGTTCGCGAATGTTGGCTCTGAAGAAAAATAAATTTTACCAGAATCGCTTCATGCGTAAACTCGATATCAAATTAAGAGAGAAGGAGGAGCAATATCCAGGTTTGATAGAAGTGAAACCATGGCAAAGCTTTTCTGATTTTCATGAATTTGACACACATTACAGTGCAAAAATATTTGGATATAAAGATGCTCAAGATTTTTATGATAGTGTTCAATGTTATCCTCATTTAAAAAATATTAATATCCCCACTTTAATTTTAAATGCGTTAAACGACCCAATGCTAACGGGTGATTGTTATCCGGAGTCAGAAGCTGAGCGAAATCAAAATATTGTATTGGAATTAACTCAACGTGGTGGACATGTAGGCTTTTTACAAAAAGGAAAAACTTATACTTATGCAGAGGAAAGAGCATTTTCTTTTTTTAGTGAAATTTTAAATAAATCATAA
- a CDS encoding 2,3,4,5-tetrahydropyridine-2,6-dicarboxylate N-succinyltransferase, producing the protein MEFKEFIEKAWDNRELLKDKDTQIAVKTVVEELDHGKIRVAEPDGEGNWKVNEWIKKAVILYFPLQKMQSINVGPFEFHDKIKLKKGYEKLGVRVVPHAIARYGSFVNSGVVMMPSYVNIGAYVDSGTMVDTWATVGSCAQIGKNVHLSGGVGIGGVLEPVQAAPVIVEDNAFIGSRCIIVEGVRIGKEAVLGANVTLTASSKIIDVTGEKPVEHIGYVPERSVVIPGSFTKKFPAGEYQVPCALIIGTRKESTDKKTSLNAALRENNVAV; encoded by the coding sequence ATGGAATTTAAAGAATTTATTGAAAAGGCTTGGGACAATAGAGAATTGTTAAAAGATAAGGATACTCAGATTGCAGTAAAGACTGTAGTGGAAGAATTAGACCATGGAAAAATTAGAGTAGCAGAGCCAGATGGCGAGGGAAATTGGAAGGTAAATGAGTGGATAAAAAAGGCAGTGATTTTATACTTCCCTCTTCAAAAAATGCAATCTATAAATGTTGGCCCTTTTGAATTTCATGATAAGATAAAGTTAAAAAAAGGCTATGAAAAATTAGGCGTTCGGGTTGTGCCACACGCTATAGCTCGCTATGGTTCTTTCGTTAATTCTGGTGTTGTAATGATGCCATCTTATGTTAATATAGGAGCCTATGTAGATAGCGGAACGATGGTAGATACTTGGGCTACAGTTGGGAGTTGTGCTCAGATTGGAAAGAATGTTCACCTCAGCGGTGGTGTCGGAATTGGTGGAGTTTTGGAGCCTGTCCAAGCTGCTCCAGTCATAGTTGAGGACAATGCATTTATAGGTTCAAGATGTATAATTGTTGAAGGAGTTCGCATAGGAAAAGAAGCTGTTCTTGGAGCAAATGTTACCTTAACTGCAAGCTCAAAAATCATAGATGTAACGGGTGAAAAACCAGTTGAACATATAGGCTATGTTCCTGAAAGATCAGTTGTAATTCCAGGTTCATTTACCAAGAAATTTCCAGCTGGAGAGTACCAAGTTCCTTGTGCATTAATAATTGGAACTCGTAAAGAAAGTACTGATAAAAAGACCTCTCTTAATGCAGCGCTTAGAGAGAATAATGTAGCAGTTTAA
- a CDS encoding tetratricopeptide repeat protein: protein MKYLSILLFFSICLFSCEDKDELEKANQYYNSGDYKKAIQSYNKHLEMKPAHEIAIYNRGRAYEEIGQYDKAVKDFLKVIEINPRNIGAYLSYGKNFYREEDYENAAFQFEKAYKLNTNSTKAATLLARAYHKAGMIDKAMEYYNIAINNDRENAEAFLYRGALKLYLNQSGGCNDIQTAKNIGYEGADDLYDEYCK, encoded by the coding sequence ATGAAATACTTATCTATTCTATTATTTTTTTCAATCTGTTTATTTTCTTGTGAAGATAAAGATGAATTGGAGAAAGCAAATCAATATTATAATTCTGGCGACTACAAAAAAGCTATCCAATCATATAACAAGCATTTAGAAATGAAACCTGCTCATGAGATTGCTATTTATAATAGAGGTCGGGCTTATGAGGAGATTGGTCAATACGATAAGGCAGTTAAGGATTTTCTAAAAGTAATTGAAATAAACCCCAGAAATATTGGGGCTTATTTAAGCTATGGAAAGAATTTTTATAGGGAAGAAGATTATGAAAATGCTGCTTTTCAATTCGAAAAAGCATACAAACTCAATACAAACTCTACTAAAGCGGCTACTTTATTAGCTAGGGCTTATCACAAAGCAGGAATGATTGATAAGGCGATGGAATATTATAATATCGCTATCAATAATGATAGGGAGAATGCTGAAGCTTTTTTATATAGGGGAGCATTAAAATTGTATTTAAATCAATCAGGTGGTTGTAATGATATTCAGACGGCTAAGAATATTGGCTATGAGGGCGCAGATGATTTATATGATGAATATTGCAAATAA
- a CDS encoding molecular chaperone DnaJ yields MRYIFLVLVSFFLFNLETSFAQAQKETLNFYYENAQVAMQKGDYESANTQFRKILKLGVKLPSEMPYLFSKTLYEIGQYQNSQSFLDKYFEIMGKAGTYYENAEELKELLELQLNKSLSCQYCDLSGYRLETCVTCNGEKQLLKKCDYCEAKGKVGCTACSGDGVLIQLGAMGNRSYKTCHQCEGKGINECPVCEGEKELYTYCPNCLGSGSTSTEVICNHTESN; encoded by the coding sequence ATGAGATATATTTTTCTAGTTCTAGTATCTTTTTTTCTGTTCAATTTAGAAACTTCTTTTGCCCAAGCTCAGAAAGAAACGCTAAATTTCTATTATGAAAATGCTCAAGTCGCTATGCAAAAAGGCGATTATGAAAGTGCCAATACACAATTTCGTAAAATCTTAAAATTAGGTGTGAAATTACCTTCAGAGATGCCCTATTTGTTTTCAAAAACATTATATGAGATCGGGCAATACCAAAATAGTCAAAGCTTTTTGGATAAATATTTTGAAATAATGGGTAAAGCTGGCACCTATTATGAAAATGCCGAAGAACTTAAAGAGCTATTGGAACTTCAACTTAATAAAAGTTTGTCTTGCCAATATTGCGATTTGAGTGGTTACAGATTGGAAACATGTGTAACTTGCAACGGTGAAAAACAATTGCTTAAAAAATGTGACTATTGTGAAGCTAAAGGAAAAGTAGGTTGCACGGCATGTAGTGGTGATGGCGTACTGATTCAATTAGGGGCTATGGGCAATAGAAGTTATAAAACATGTCATCAATGTGAAGGAAAGGGGATAAACGAATGCCCTGTATGTGAAGGAGAAAAGGAATTATATACATACTGTCCAAATTGCCTAGGTAGTGGCAGTACAAGCACCGAAGTTATTTGCAATCATACTGAGAGTAATTAG
- a CDS encoding START-like domain-containing protein yields MGLKKFTGDFEINASKKMLYPYISTASGLSQWFADDVNINEDKEYNFIYDDEDHPAIMAGHRVNQFVKFEFPEEGEEDDPAYIEIHLDENELTQSMYMKVVDYSDFEDDQEQYDVWEGLINNLKEIVGG; encoded by the coding sequence ATGGGCTTGAAAAAATTCACAGGTGATTTCGAAATTAATGCCTCAAAGAAAATGCTGTATCCTTATATAAGTACAGCTAGTGGTTTATCGCAATGGTTTGCAGATGATGTAAATATCAATGAAGATAAAGAATATAATTTCATTTATGATGATGAAGATCATCCTGCGATTATGGCAGGACACAGGGTTAATCAATTTGTTAAATTTGAATTTCCCGAAGAAGGAGAGGAAGACGACCCCGCTTATATTGAAATTCATTTGGATGAAAATGAACTCACCCAATCTATGTACATGAAAGTAGTTGATTATTCTGACTTTGAAGATGATCAAGAACAGTATGATGTTTGGGAAGGTTTAATCAATAATTTGAAAGAAATAGTTGGAGGATAA
- a CDS encoding glycosyltransferase encodes MDDKIKILIASVLKPADDVRSCYKIGQSLAQTNKYEVNIIGFNSKKKAKHQNIFLFPIFKFKRNSFKRLLAPFSILKIYLQLKPKLILVNTPELLWVMFLIRILFGTKIIYDIQENYGLNIKQNQIYRGIAKSLALLYIRINENLSKHFIDGFILAENIYEKQLKFIHKKPYIKLLNKSTEEIQKGTNPIKFTKSDSLKFIYSGTIGKEYGTIEAIEFCKKLYNINSKITLTIIGYSTNIQYLKLVKEAIRNDVYIQLKTDEKPIPQSEIITEINNSDIAILPYQLNPNISGRFPTKIYDYLALRKPMVIPPHTQWKAYLDQYQAGICTEFNNPDIESFMQELSSTTFYKKHPKDEIQWNTQETLLIEFIKKILSK; translated from the coding sequence GTGGATGATAAAATAAAAATCTTAATCGCTTCGGTTCTTAAACCAGCAGATGATGTTCGTTCTTGTTATAAGATTGGACAATCATTAGCGCAAACAAATAAATATGAGGTAAATATCATAGGCTTTAATTCAAAAAAGAAAGCCAAACATCAAAATATTTTTCTTTTCCCAATTTTCAAATTTAAAAGAAATTCATTCAAAAGGTTATTAGCTCCTTTTTCAATACTAAAAATATACCTTCAATTAAAACCTAAACTAATATTAGTTAATACACCTGAATTACTGTGGGTTATGTTTTTAATCAGAATTTTATTTGGCACGAAAATCATCTATGACATACAGGAAAATTATGGTTTAAATATAAAGCAAAATCAGATTTACAGAGGAATAGCAAAATCATTAGCATTACTCTATATTCGGATAAATGAAAATCTTTCAAAACACTTTATAGATGGGTTTATTCTTGCAGAAAATATATATGAAAAACAGCTTAAATTTATACATAAAAAGCCCTATATCAAGCTTTTAAATAAATCTACAGAAGAAATACAAAAGGGAACCAACCCCATTAAGTTCACCAAATCTGATTCTTTAAAATTTATATATAGTGGGACGATAGGAAAGGAATATGGCACAATAGAAGCAATTGAATTCTGTAAAAAGCTGTATAATATCAACTCAAAAATAACTTTAACAATTATTGGCTATTCAACTAATATCCAGTATCTTAAACTAGTAAAAGAAGCCATAAGAAACGATGTATATATTCAATTAAAAACTGATGAAAAGCCAATTCCACAGTCTGAAATTATTACTGAAATCAATAATTCTGATATTGCTATACTACCCTATCAGTTAAACCCTAACATTTCAGGACGCTTCCCTACCAAAATATATGATTATCTGGCTTTAAGAAAACCTATGGTTATTCCGCCTCATACTCAATGGAAAGCATATCTGGATCAATATCAAGCAGGAATATGTACAGAATTCAATAATCCAGATATTGAAAGTTTTATGCAAGAATTATCATCTACAACTTTTTACAAAAAACATCCCAAAGATGAAATCCAATGGAATACTCAAGAAACGCTTTTAATAGAATTCATTAAAAAAATATTATCTAAATAA
- the hflK gene encoding FtsH protease activity modulator HflK, producing the protein MAEFEFDGDKAKESFQKIVKNIRLIVVVVVVLAAVISTFFQVGAEEVGVVTRMGAYNRTLESGLNFKIPFVESVTKVPVERQQKQEFGFRTTSAGIQSTFTKRGAEGESLMLTGDLNLADVEWVVQYRIDNPYNFLFKVRDPENTLRDISESGMRQIVGDRTVNEVLTVGRAEIAGKLKVLIQEISNDYELGIRVEQVVLQDVTPPEPVRGAFNAVNEAQQEKETLINQAKSEYNKVIPKARGQAEETIQKAEGYATERVNNSQGEVARFNELYTEYIKAPGVTKTRLYLETMQEVVPKLGEKIITDEKGGNVLPLLNMATQSGKAVNQ; encoded by the coding sequence ATGGCAGAATTCGAATTTGATGGTGACAAAGCAAAAGAGTCCTTTCAAAAAATAGTAAAAAACATACGCTTGATCGTGGTAGTGGTAGTGGTTTTAGCAGCTGTTATCAGTACTTTCTTTCAAGTAGGAGCAGAAGAGGTTGGGGTTGTAACTCGAATGGGAGCATACAATAGAACCCTAGAATCAGGATTAAATTTCAAGATTCCTTTTGTAGAATCAGTAACTAAAGTTCCTGTTGAGCGTCAGCAAAAACAAGAATTTGGTTTTAGAACAACTAGTGCTGGAATTCAATCTACTTTTACCAAAAGAGGAGCTGAGGGAGAATCCTTAATGTTAACTGGTGATCTAAACTTAGCTGATGTGGAATGGGTAGTTCAATATAGAATTGATAACCCATACAATTTTCTTTTTAAAGTAAGAGATCCTGAGAATACTTTAAGAGATATTTCTGAGTCTGGAATGAGGCAAATTGTTGGAGATAGAACGGTAAATGAAGTACTTACAGTTGGTAGAGCAGAAATAGCTGGAAAATTGAAAGTATTGATTCAAGAGATTTCTAATGATTATGAATTAGGGATAAGAGTTGAACAAGTGGTTTTACAAGATGTGACACCACCTGAACCAGTTAGAGGAGCTTTCAATGCCGTTAACGAAGCACAGCAAGAAAAAGAAACGTTGATTAATCAAGCTAAATCGGAATACAATAAAGTAATCCCGAAAGCTAGAGGACAAGCAGAAGAAACTATCCAAAAAGCAGAAGGTTACGCAACCGAAAGGGTAAATAATTCTCAAGGTGAAGTTGCTAGATTTAACGAGTTGTATACTGAGTATATTAAGGCTCCTGGAGTTACTAAAACTAGACTTTATCTAGAAACTATGCAGGAAGTAGTGCCTAAACTAGGTGAAAAAATCATTACTGATGAAAAAGGAGGGAATGTATTGCCATTATTAAATATGGCTACACAATCAGGTAAAGCTGTTAATCAGTGA
- the hflC gene encoding protease modulator HflC, whose product MKKSLITILVIVVVALIVIAQSTYVVKESEQVIITQFGKPVGEAVKDAGIHFKVPFIQTANFFDKRYLEWDGDPNQVPTKDKKFIFVDTYARWQITDPLQFFKRLTNERGAQSRLDDILDGETRDFIANNYLEEAVRTSNRTPISSGAISEIVEDSLVQINVGRDSIQEYIQKSANLQTQDLGIEILDFRFKRINYVEEVRTQVYERMKSERFRIADKFRSEGQGEASRINGEKERELKSIQSEAFKVAEQIKGKADAEAAAIYANAYNKNNASRELYSFLKSMETFQKTFNNETTVILSTDSDLYKYLKSMN is encoded by the coding sequence ATGAAAAAATCATTAATAACCATATTAGTTATAGTAGTAGTTGCTTTAATTGTAATTGCTCAGAGTACATATGTTGTAAAGGAATCGGAACAGGTAATCATCACGCAATTTGGTAAGCCCGTTGGAGAGGCAGTAAAAGATGCGGGAATTCATTTTAAGGTTCCTTTTATTCAAACTGCAAACTTCTTTGATAAGAGATATTTAGAATGGGATGGTGATCCTAACCAAGTGCCAACCAAGGATAAGAAATTTATTTTTGTAGATACTTATGCTCGTTGGCAAATCACTGACCCACTTCAATTTTTCAAACGTTTGACTAATGAGCGTGGTGCTCAATCTCGTTTGGATGATATTTTAGATGGTGAAACTCGTGATTTCATTGCGAACAATTATTTAGAAGAAGCGGTAAGAACTAGTAATAGAACGCCAATCTCTAGTGGGGCAATTAGCGAAATTGTAGAAGATAGTTTAGTCCAAATCAATGTTGGACGGGATAGTATTCAAGAATACATCCAAAAATCTGCTAATCTTCAAACTCAAGATTTGGGAATTGAAATTTTAGATTTCCGTTTTAAAAGAATCAATTACGTAGAGGAAGTTAGAACTCAGGTTTATGAGAGAATGAAAAGTGAGCGTTTCAGAATTGCTGACAAATTCCGTTCAGAAGGACAGGGAGAAGCTTCTCGAATTAATGGTGAGAAGGAAAGAGAACTTAAATCTATTCAATCTGAGGCTTTTAAAGTGGCTGAACAGATAAAAGGTAAAGCAGATGCTGAAGCTGCTGCTATTTATGCCAATGCATACAATAAGAATAATGCTTCAAGAGAATTGTACTCTTTCTTAAAATCTATGGAAACTTTCCAAAAGACCTTTAATAATGAGACTACTGTAATTTTATCTACCGACAGTGATTTGTATAAATATTTGAAATCGATGAATTAA
- a CDS encoding nucleoside deaminase, giving the protein MNIEFWMKMAIDLAKESKTPFGAVLVDPEGQHVSGYNTTILDGAVAHAEINCINKIKQLDHDRAEELTLITTVEPCPMCMSAIIWAGIGEVIYGCDIPTAAKYGNQINIRAKEVAAESWYAPIINGGILEKECEKLFK; this is encoded by the coding sequence ATGAATATTGAATTTTGGATGAAAATGGCTATTGATTTAGCAAAAGAAAGTAAAACTCCTTTTGGTGCTGTATTAGTGGATCCTGAGGGACAGCATGTAAGTGGCTACAATACTACTATCTTGGATGGCGCAGTTGCACATGCTGAAATTAACTGTATCAATAAAATCAAGCAATTAGATCATGATAGAGCGGAAGAATTGACTTTAATCACTACAGTTGAACCTTGTCCTATGTGTATGTCAGCTATAATATGGGCTGGTATTGGAGAAGTCATTTACGGTTGTGATATTCCCACTGCCGCAAAATATGGCAATCAAATTAATATAAGAGCAAAAGAAGTAGCGGCTGAATCATGGTATGCTCCTATTATAAATGGTGGAATTTTAGAAAAAGAATGTGAGAAATTATTTAAATAG
- a CDS encoding M20/M25/M40 family metallo-hydrolase, with translation MKNTHKNIKQLVFSLPLFLLLSCNPNQKEEQNVLKSINQEVQDNSKAYSNLEKITSDIGHRLTGSENGAEAEEYTYELLKSYGYEDVEYHEFEVEAWARDSVRLEFNNEEVEAVVSLGHSPVSADVEHEVIDVGNGLRADFDSLKNEVKGKIALVYIGILDESPEGLKNIHRSEKTALAIEYGAKGIIITNQVPGGVLLTGTASVTGSLIDIPAICISYEKGMELKEQLNNGEEISAHIQMSNTSEMIKSRNVIATLPAKENTDENIIIGGHLDSWDLSTGAIDNGIGIAAILDIARTYKALDLQPKRNIKFVMFMGEEQGLLGSKEMVKMLADEGELGNVAYMMNIDMSGNPKGFNATGRKEMVPVFDEIGTKIQAVDSSFENTNANKAGLHSDHQSFMMEGIPVVGLVGNLEKKVYSYYHSNGDDFDLVNEEHLENTVRLGAMFLWELANLKEIPAKKLDFEQTKEYLIDQGLKEELELGNEWKWGE, from the coding sequence ATGAAAAATACACATAAAAACATAAAACAGCTAGTTTTTAGCCTACCGCTTTTCCTTCTTTTATCATGTAATCCTAATCAAAAAGAAGAACAGAATGTTTTAAAGTCGATAAATCAAGAAGTTCAAGATAATAGTAAAGCCTATTCAAATCTTGAAAAAATCACTTCCGACATAGGCCACCGTTTGACTGGCTCAGAAAATGGAGCTGAGGCGGAGGAATATACTTATGAACTTTTGAAATCTTACGGATATGAAGATGTTGAATATCATGAATTTGAAGTGGAAGCTTGGGCTCGTGATTCAGTTAGACTTGAATTTAATAATGAAGAAGTAGAAGCAGTAGTTTCTTTGGGCCATTCTCCAGTTTCCGCTGATGTGGAGCATGAAGTGATAGATGTAGGCAATGGATTAAGAGCTGATTTTGATAGCCTAAAAAATGAAGTTAAAGGTAAAATCGCATTAGTATATATCGGAATTTTAGATGAAAGTCCTGAAGGATTGAAAAATATCCATCGTTCTGAAAAAACAGCTTTGGCGATTGAATATGGTGCTAAAGGCATCATTATTACAAATCAAGTTCCTGGTGGAGTATTATTAACAGGAACTGCCTCTGTAACAGGTAGTTTAATAGATATTCCTGCTATTTGTATTAGCTATGAAAAAGGGATGGAATTAAAGGAGCAATTGAATAATGGTGAAGAAATTTCTGCTCATATTCAAATGAGTAATACAAGTGAGATGATTAAGTCCAGAAATGTAATTGCGACTCTTCCGGCAAAGGAAAATACAGATGAAAATATCATCATTGGTGGACATTTAGATAGTTGGGACCTATCAACTGGAGCGATTGATAATGGAATTGGAATTGCCGCTATACTTGATATTGCCAGAACTTATAAAGCACTTGATTTACAACCTAAGAGAAATATTAAGTTTGTAATGTTTATGGGAGAGGAGCAAGGATTGCTGGGTTCTAAGGAAATGGTAAAGATGTTGGCAGATGAAGGAGAATTAGGAAATGTTGCCTATATGATGAATATCGATATGAGCGGAAATCCAAAAGGCTTTAATGCTACTGGAAGAAAAGAGATGGTTCCGGTTTTTGATGAAATCGGTACAAAAATACAAGCTGTTGATTCAAGTTTTGAAAACACAAATGCCAATAAGGCAGGATTACATAGTGATCATCAATCATTTATGATGGAAGGAATCCCAGTAGTGGGGCTGGTAGGTAATTTAGAAAAAAAGGTCTATAGTTATTATCACTCTAATGGAGATGATTTTGATTTGGTAAATGAAGAACATCTTGAAAATACTGTCCGTTTAGGAGCCATGTTCCTTTGGGAATTAGCTAATTTAAAGGAAATTCCTGCTAAAAAATTAGATTTTGAACAAACCAAAGAATACTTAATCGACCAAGGTTTGAAAGAGGAACTAGAATTAGGAAATGAATGGAAATGGGGTGAATAA
- a CDS encoding DUF3108 domain-containing protein, translated as MKKLILVCLSGLLIFSALGQKSYEDLYSEEPQEDFPEIEYVPFEGGEEIEYKIYYSFLTVGKGRLKVHKNQYKINNRAAFKIDVRAKTTGMVDWVAKIDDHWGGYIDATSLVPHKAYRNIKEGGYRKNEIVNYDHNSQMLEVKSMGKYDEDFGEPMYYQFPPQIRDLISGFAYFRSVDFTKLMPNDTIKVPAFFEDTFYNLEIVYLGDETLELPIGKVRAHKVTPVMPKTKIFDGEDSVLGWFSADKNKIPLKINAELYVGSGGIEITSFRNIKYPINFDMSN; from the coding sequence ATGAAGAAGTTGATATTAGTTTGCCTTTCAGGTTTATTGATTTTTTCTGCTTTAGGGCAGAAAAGTTATGAAGATTTATATTCTGAAGAACCACAAGAAGATTTTCCCGAAATAGAGTATGTTCCATTTGAAGGTGGAGAGGAAATTGAATATAAGATCTATTATAGTTTTTTAACGGTAGGTAAGGGAAGATTAAAAGTACATAAAAATCAATATAAAATTAATAATAGAGCTGCCTTTAAAATTGACGTTAGAGCTAAAACTACTGGAATGGTAGATTGGGTTGCTAAGATTGATGACCATTGGGGTGGTTATATAGATGCAACTTCATTAGTTCCTCATAAGGCTTATAGAAACATTAAAGAAGGAGGGTATAGGAAAAATGAAATCGTAAATTATGATCATAATTCTCAAATGCTTGAAGTTAAAAGTATGGGGAAATATGATGAAGATTTCGGAGAGCCTATGTATTATCAATTTCCACCTCAAATCAGGGATTTAATAAGTGGGTTTGCATATTTTAGGTCTGTTGATTTCACTAAATTGATGCCAAATGATACTATAAAAGTACCTGCTTTTTTTGAGGACACTTTCTATAACTTAGAAATTGTGTATTTGGGTGATGAAACATTAGAGCTTCCAATAGGTAAAGTAAGGGCTCATAAAGTAACCCCGGTGATGCCAAAAACAAAAATATTTGATGGTGAAGATTCAGTTTTAGGGTGGTTTTCTGCAGATAAAAATAAAATACCTCTTAAAATTAATGCTGAGCTTTATGTAGGGTCTGGAGGAATAGAGATAACTTCTTTTAGAAACATTAAATATCCAATCAATTTTGATATGAGTAATTAA